A region of the Serinicoccus profundi genome:
GAGGTCGAAGCACACCGCGGCCGGCACGATCGGCACCACCTCGCCCGGTCCACCCATGGGGAAGCCGCGACCCTCGGCATACAGCTCGCGCATGACGCCGTCCGCGGCGGCGAGGCCGAAGGCGGACCCGCCGGAGAGGACGACGGCGTGGACGCGTTCGACGAGGTTGCGGGGGTCGAGCAGGTCGGTCTCGCGGGTGCCGGGGGCGCCGCCGCGGACGTCCGCACCGGCGACCGCACCTTCCGGAGGGCAGCGGACCACGGTGGTGCCGGTGAGGTAGCCGTCGCCGACCCGCTGGTGGTGGCCGACCGCCAGGCCGGGCACGTCGAGCAGGGAGTTGGTCAGGCCGGCGGTGCGCTCCATGGGCTCAGCCTGTCACGTGCCCAGCGCGGTGAGGATCTCCTCGACCTTGGCCTTGGCGTCGCCGAAGATCATCTGGGTGTTGTCCCGGAAGAAGAGCGGGTTCTGGACGCCGGCGTAGCCTGGCGCCATCGAGCGCTTGAAGACCACGACCTCACGCGCCTCCCACACCTGGAGGACAGGCATACCCGCGATCGGGCTGCCCGGCTGTTCGATCGCCGCGGGGTTGACGGTGTCGTTGGCGCCGATGACGAGCACGACGTCGGTGCCGGCGAGGTCGCCGTTGACCTCGTCCATGCCGAGCACGATGTCGTAGGGCACCCGCGCCTCGGCGAGCAGGACGTTCATGTGCCCCGGCAACCGGCCGGCCACGGGGTGTATGCCGAAGCGCACGGAGACCCCCAGCTCACCCGGGCGCTCGACGAGGCGGGCGACCGGGTGCTGCGCGTGCGCGACCGCCATGCCGTAGCCAGGCGTGATGACGACGGAGCGCGCCTGGCGCAGCATCTCGGCCACCCCCTCCGCGCCGACCTCACGGTGCGTGCCCTGCTCCTCACCGCCGTCGGCACCGACCACCGGATCGGCACCGAAACCGCCGGCGATGACGGAGACGAAGGAGCGGTTCATCGCCGTGCACATGATCCAGGACAGGATCGCGCCGGAGCTGCCGACGAGGGCGCCGGTGATGATGAGCAGGTCGTTGCCGAGCATGAAGCCCGCCGCGGCCGCGGCCCACCCGCTGTAGGAGTTGAGCATCGAGACGACGACCGGCATGTCGCCGCCGCCGATCGAGGCGACGAGGTGCGCCCCCAGCGCCAGCGCCAGCCCGGTGAGGATGAGCAGCGGCACCAGGCCGGGGGCCGCGACGAACCAGACGGACACCACGAGGCCGGCCAGCACGACGACGAGGTTGAGCAGGTGCCTCCGCGGGAGCATGAGCGGGGCGCTCTTCATCCGGGCGGAGAGCTTGGCCCAGGCCACGACCGACCCGGTGAAGGTCACGGCCCCGATGAAGACGCCGGCGGCGATCTCGACACGCTGACTCACCCCGGCCGCGCCGGTGGGCCCCTCCCCGAGGTAGGTGTTGATGCCGACGAGGACAGCCGCCACCCCGACGAAGCTGTGCAGGATCGCGACGAGCTCCGGCATACCGGTCATGGCCACGACCCGCGCCCGCCAGATCCCGATGCCCGCACCGAGCGACATCGCCGCCGCGATGAGCAGCAAGGTCGTCAGCGCACCCCGTTCGGCGGTGCTGACCGCGAGCACCACGGTGGCGACGAGCGCGAGAGCCATGCCGCCGATCCCGAGGAGGTTGCCGCGCCGCGCGGACTCGTGCCGGGACAGCCCCGCCAGCGCGCCCAGGAAGAGCAGGGCCGCGACGAGGTATGCCGCGTCGACGGCCGAGGTCAGCGTCACGACTCGGCTTTCCGGAACATCCCGAGCATCCGGTGGGTCACGGTGAAGCCGCCGAAGATGTTGATCGAGGCCACGGTGATGCCCACCAGGGCGAGCGCCGTGACCCAGGTGCTGCTGCTGCCGACCTGCAGGATCGCGCCGACGCAGATGATCCCGCTGATCGCGTTGGTCACCGACATGAGCGGGGTGTGCAGTGCGTGGGTCACGTGCGAGACGACGTAGTAGCCGGCGATGACCGACAGCGCGAAGACGGTGAGGTGCATCCGCAGCTCCTCCGGGGCGAAGGCTGCCCCCAGCGCGGCGAGCACCGCGAGGGTGAGCAGCACCGCGCGGCGCCGACGGGGGTCACGCGCGCGGACCTCCGGGGTATGCCGTGACGCCGGGGCCGCGGCGGTCCCGCCACCGACCTCGTCCCCGGTCGGCGTCGGCGCGGCGCGCACCGAGATCTGCGGCGGTGGCCACAGCACCTGCCCCTGGTGCGCGACGGTCATCGCCCGCACCACCTGGTCGTCCAGGTCGAGGACGAGATCGCCGTTGCCGTCGCCGCCCTTGTCCAACAACGCGACAAGGTTGACCATGTTGGTGCCGTAGAGTTGACTGGCCTGCGTCGGCATCCGCCCGGCGAGGTCGGAGTAGCCGATGAGGGTCACCCCACCGTCGGTGACGACCCGCTGGTCGGCGACCGTCCCCTCGACGTTGCCGCCGTTGGCTGCTGCGAGGTCGACGACGACCGAGCCGGGCCGCATCGCGGCGACCGTCCCCGCGTCGAGGATCCGGGGGGCGGGCCGACCCGGGATGAGAGCGGTGGTGATGACGATGTCGGCCGTCATCGCCTCCTGCGCGTAGAGCTCGGAGGTGGCGCGCTCGGCGTCCTCGGTGAGCTCACCGGCATACCCGTCGGAGCGGCCGCTGCTCACCTCGAGGTCGAGGCTGACGAAGGTCGCACCCATCGACTCGACCTGCTCCGCGACCTCCGGGCGCACGTCGAAGGTGCGCACCTGCGCCCCCAGCGACTGCGCCGCCCCGATGGCCGCGAGCCCCGCGACCCCGGCGCCGACGACGAAGACCGTGGCCGGCGGGGTGGTGCCGGCAGCAGTGACCTGACCGGCGAGCATGCCGCCGTAGTCATGGGCGGCCTCGATGACGGCGCGGTAGCCCGCCAGGTTGGCCATCGAGCTGAGCACGTCGAGGCTCTGCGCCCGTGAGATGCGCGGCACGGCGTCCATCGACAGCGCGGTGACGCCACGGGCGGCCAGCTGATCCACCAGCTGCGGCGAGCGGGCCGGTGCCAGGAGCGCGGCGACCGCGGCGCCGGGCGGGAGGGTCGCGACCGTCTCGGGCGTCGGCGCGTCGACCATGAGCACGAGGTCGGCGGCCAGTACGTCTGTGGTGGCGGCGAGGCGGGCTCCGGCCTCGGCATACGCCACGTCGGGGTAGCTCGCCCGCTCCCCCGCGCCGTGCTCGACGACCACCTCGTGGCCACGCTTGCGCAGCGCCGTCACGGTGGCCGGGGTGGCAGCGACGATCGCCTGGGTCTCCCGCGGCTCGCGGGGTATGCCGATCAGCACGCCGCCCCCTCTCCTCGTCGAGTGTGGTGGAGCGCTGTCGAGACTAGCCCGGGGGTCCGACAGTCGTGCGCCGGACCCGCCGGGAGCCTCTCCGGGGTGACCTGCGTGGTGGCGGTGGGTCGCCCTGACGACCCGTGCCCACCACACACCACGCCGGGAGTGCGGCGACGATGGGGGGCGACGGTCAGGCGTCCCGCTCCTGGACGGCCCTGGCCAGCTCCTGCGCGCTCCTCCCGGCGAGCGCGGCCTGAAGGTCGGGGATCGCGGCGACCAACGACCGGGTATACGCGTGCTCCGGCTCGGCGAAGAGGCGCTCGGTCGGGCCGACCTCGACGACCTCGCCGGCCTGCATCACCGCGACCCGGTCGCACACGTGGCGCACCACCGACAGGTCGTGGCTGACGAAGACGAGCGTGAGGTCGAGCCCGTTGACGATCTCGTCGATGAGGTTGAGGACCTGCGCGCGCACGGAGACGTCGAGCGCCGAGACGGGCTCGTCCATGACGAGGATGTCCGGGTCCGGGGCCAGCGCGCGGGCGACCGAGATCCGCTGCCGCTGCCCGCCGGAGAACTGGTGGGGGTAGCGCCGGGCCGCGTCGGGGTCGAGCCCGACCTGCTCGAGCAGCCCGGCGACCCGGGCCGCGTGGTCACCGCCGATGCCCTGGGATACGAGGGGCTCGGCGATGATGTCGCGCACCCGCATCCGCGGGTCCAGGCTGCTCATGGGGTCCTGGAAGACGAGCTGCAGCGTCGTGCGCAGCCAGCCCAGGCGACGGGCCGGTTGGTCACCGACCGAACGACCCTCCACGAGCACCTCGCCGGACGTGGGCCGGTCCAGACCGCAGATGAGGCGCAGCAAGGTCGACTTCCCCGACCCCGACTCCCCGACGATCCCGAAGCGCTCCCCCCGGCCGATGGTCAGCGACACGTCCCGCACCGCGCGCACGACCGGCGGCGCCTCCCGCAGGGACGTGCGCGGGCGCCGGAAGTCACGGCATACCTCACGCAGCTCGATGGCTGGGGTCTCAGTCACGAAAGCTCACCCCTCGCGAGGCTCGGGCGGGTGGAGCACAACCATCTGCGACGCTCGGTGGGGAGGAAAGCAACCATCTGCGACGCTCGGTGGGGTGGTGCGCAACCATGTGCGACGCTCGGTGGGGAGGAAAAGCAACCATCTGCGACGCTCGGTGGGGTGGTGCGCAACCATGTGCGACGCTCGGTGGGGCGCAGCACAACCATGTGCGGCGCTCGGTGGGAGGGTGGGGTGGAGGTCGGCACCATCATGAGGCCTCTCCCGCGGGGTGGTGGCAGGCGTAGCCGGAGGCTCGCCGCCCCGCCGGGTGGTCCCCGCGGGGAGTCCACGGCGGCAGCTGGGCGCAGGTGTCGGTGGCGTGCGCGCACCGGCTCCGGAAGACGCACCCGTCGGGGAAACGCCCGGCCGGCGGCACGGTCCCGGGGATCGTCGGCAGGGCCGCCCGCTCCCGCCGGCCCTGCTCGCCGGCGAGGTCGGAGGCGCCGATGAGACCTTGGGTATACCGGTGGCGCGGGTCGGCGAAGACCTCGCCGACCGGTCCGGCCTCGACGATGCGGCCGCCGTACATCACGAGCACCCGCTCGCACACGGTCGCGACGACGGCGAGGTCGTGGGTGATGAAGAGCAGCGCGGCGTCCCGCTCCTCGACGCCACGGACGACGAGATCGAGCACGGTCGCCTGCACGGTGACGTCGAGGGCCGTGGTGGGCTCGTCGCAGATGAGCAGCGCCGGGTCGTTGGCCAGCGCGATCGCGAGGACGACGCGCTGCCGCTGCCCGCCGGACAGCTCGTGCGGGTAGGACCGGGCCAGGTGCTCGGGGTCGGGCAGGCCGACCTGGTCGAGCAGCTCGACCGCGCGCGCCCGCGCGCCCGCCTTGTCGCGCGTGCCGTGGATCCGCATCACCTCAGCGACCTGGGCACCCACCCTCATCGTGGGGTTGAGCGCGGTCATCGGCTCCTGGAACACCATCGACATCGAGTCGCCGCGAAGCCGCGCCAGCTCACGCTCGCCGACCTCCAGCAGGTTGCGTTCCGCCGGGGTCCGCCCGGAGAGCCTGACGTCACCGCTGACCTGCAGCCCCTCCCCGAGCAGGCCCATCACCGCCAGCGCGGTGAGGGACTTGCCCGACCCGGACTCCCCGATGAGACCGACGCGCTCGCCGCGGCCGATCGAGAAGGTCACATCCTGCAGCAACGCAGTCTGCCCGGCGTCGGCACGGACGTCGAGACCGTCCACGGCCAGCACGGTGGCGTCGCCACCTGAGGTGATCGATGCCGCTGGCACCGCTACGTGATCAGCCACGCCCGGCCGCATCGCTGAGCTCGGCATGCTCCCCAGCAGACGCCTCGCCTTCCCACCGAGCGCGGTCGTGCGGGTCAGTCGCGCCAATCTGCTCCTTGAGCCTTTGGAACCGCTCCGCTCGCCCAGCCTGTTCGGCGAGGTCCTCGGGCGTGGTCATACCGGCAGCATGACGAGACACCGGCAACCACGCAAGCCCCGAAGGCGACGGGGCATCTTCGACGATCGACCCACGCCAGTGGGAGCCGACCAGCACGCCGCGGCCCTGCTCACCCCAGGAATTACCCAGGCTCCGTGGGGCACTCCTGCCCATAGACGCTGTCCTCGCTGGCCCACCGTCCCTGGCTGACGTCGGCCATGACCTGTTCCATGGTCGAGGCTCGGGGATCCCACACCGCTCCAGCCATGAAGGAATCCCGAGAGGGGGGCACATCGACCGAGTAGCCCAGGGACTCCAGGCAAGGGATCGTCTCGCTCACCCAGTGGTCGTACAGCCCCCCGCGCCCATCGGCATCCAAAGGCGCCCGGTATTCTTGCGCGATGGGATAGCGAGCGTTGCAGACATAAATTGCCAGCGAGAACGCTTCGTCCTGCCCCTGCGGCACATCCCACTCCAAATCTGCGGACTGCGGGTCCGACACTGCGAAACCAGACTCGCCCATGCACTCTCGGATAGCGTCGACCTGATCCTCCGGGGACACCTCACGAACCACCTCGACGGCCGGTGGATCGTCAATACCGAGCACACGGGCGTATTCGCTTAGTTCTTCTTCCCGGTTCTGATCTGGGCTGACGTTCGACCCACCAGAACCTTGGGCGCCGCCTGCGACGCAGCCACCCGTCGCAACGCAGCCAGCCACCACAACCGAAGTTGGTAGGCGCATCTTTGAGCCTGTCACTGCCCACCTGCCCCGCTCGCTGGAAGTCATGGACTAATAGGAAGTGCAGAATGCGCCAACTGCTTGCAGTCGCGTAGAGGCATATCTCGAAGCGCTTCCCATCCTATGCGATTCGGCTAGCCCCGCCTTGCTCGTCGCCCTGTAAATAGCGCAACTGTTGAAATAGGGGAGTTGTCTAAACTTGACCACTCCCCCCTGAAAATCGTAGATACGGTGATTTTGATATCCTTGGTGGTAGCCCTGAATGGCCGCATTCTGACTCGTGGAGCAAAACTGGGATCCAGTGTACTCAGTGTTGGCGTGCGCTGGCGTGGCACTGAGACACAGGAAAACTGCGCACACTATGGCCGTCCCCGAACGTGCTTTCCCTTCATGTTCTTTCCCCTTATCGTCAAGCCGACATCTCTCGTGCTGGATCTATAGACGCTACCCGGCCCGGCGGTAGCCGTCAACCCCACGACGAGACTCACCTGAAGTGCCCGCGAAAGCGGGTCGGTGCCTCACGTAGGAATGCCCGCGAATCGGTGGCTGGTTGGGGGCGCCCTGGGACATGGACGGTGGGCTGTCGATGAGGTCTCGTGCCGAGGTGACGACGAGGTACGCCAGGGCGTACGTGAGCGCTGGGAAGAAGGTGCGTGGCCAGATCCTGGACGAGGTGGTCTCGGTGACGGGCTGGTCGCGGGACAACGCCCGACGCCGGTTGAGGGCGGCGGCGAAGTCGCCGCCGGGGTCGGGTCGGCGGGTAGCCGCACGGCCACGCAAACCGCGGGCGGCGAAGTTCTCCTACGACGCCACGAGAGTGCTGCAGCGGGTCTGGGCGGCCTCGGGCGGGCAGTGCGGGAAGTACCTGGCCGCCTCGATGCGGACCCAGCTCGATGCCCTGGAACGTCATGGCGAGCTCGCCCTCGACGGGCCCGGGCGGTTGGACCCGCAGGGCCGGTACAGCGCGGGTGTGCGGGCCGAGCTGCTGGCGATGTCCGCGGCCACGATCGACAGGTACCTGGCCCCGGCCAAGGCCACCGATCAGCTGCGCGGCACCTCCACGACCAAGCCTTCGCCGTTGCTGCGGTCCTCGATCACGGTCCGCCGGGCCGGGGACGAGGTCGAGACCGAACCGGGGTTCTTCGAGGGTGACACGGTCGCGCACTGCGGACCGACGCTGAAGGGTGAGTTCGCGCGCACCGTGAACCTGACCTGCGTACACACCGGGTGGGTGTTCACCACCACGGTGCGCAACAACGCCCACACCCACATCTTGGGCGCGCTGAGGGCCAGCGTGGAGGCGATCCCGTTCGCGGTCAGCGGTCTGGACTTCGATAACGGCAGCGAGTTCCTCAACCACGCCGTCATCGACTGGGCCGCCGACCGGCAGATCTTCTTCACCCGCTCCCGGCCGTACAAGAAGAACGACCAGGCCACGATCGAGTCCAAGAACAACCACCTGGTCCGCCGGTACGCCTTCTACTACCGCTACGACACCGACGCCGAGCGTGCCGTGCTCGGCCGGCTGTGGCCGCTGGTCAACGACCGCCTCAACTTCCTCACCCCGACCAAGAAGCCGACCGGGTACGGCACCGACCGCCACGGACACCGCACCCGCCTCTACGACCAGCCGGCCACCCCCCTGGAGCGGCTCCTGGGCGCCAAGGTCCTCAGCGCTCAGCAAGAGGCAGAGCTGATCGCCTACCGCGACACGCTCAACCCTGCCGACCTCGCCCGCCGGATCGCCGACCTCCAGTCCCGCCTCCTCGTCCTGGCCAAGGACAAGACCGAGCAGCTCTACCTCGCCAGCTTCCCCTCAGCACTTCCCGACATCCGTCGCGGCATCCGCGTCCAAGCCAGCTGACCCCCCTACTTTCGCGGGCAGTTCCTAGTTGAGGCACGGGCCCGTTTCGCGGGCACCTTGACATGAGGCACTACGCCCCACCTCATTGCCCCTCACCCAAATCCATGTCGAGAGCCCGCGATTCTGGCGCCAACGCACCGACTGGGCGAATGCTTTGACCGTGTTTCACGTCGTGCCAGGGCATACATCCTGGCGACCACGACAACGACAAGCGTTGAAGGGTTCCTCTCCGTTGTCCTGTCGTCACGGTTGCGCGATCAGTCACCCGCGAGCCGCCCGTCATGGAGTCCTCAGCACGCGGACGGGGTCGCGGGTGGCGGCATACACGGCGGGCGGGACAGCGGCGATCACAGCGGCGACCAGGGCCAGGGTGGCGGTGGCGATGCTGAAGTCGGGCGGCGGTGCGACTCCGGTTCCGATGCGCGACACCGCGAACAACCCTGCGCCGACGCCGAGCCCCGCCCCGAGCAGGGCGGGCAGCAGGGTGCGCCCGACCACGAGACCGACGATGGTGACCCTGGTGGCACCCAGCGCACGCCGTCGGCCGAGGTCCTTGCGCCGCACCAGCACGTCGGCCAGCACGACGATCGCCACGAGCAGCGCACCGCCGCCCAGCACCCCCAGCAGCAGCGTGGCCCCGAAGGCTGCGAGGTCGCCGGTGACCTGGGCCTGCAGTTCGGCCAGCGACACCGGGGAGGTCACGGTGAGCGCGTCCGGGGTGGGCGGCGAGACCAGCGCGACGACCTGCGACTGCGTCGTCTGCGCGGCCGAGGCGTCGGCGAGCACGACGTGCAACGTGTCCAGCGGCTGGTCCGCCGGCGCGACGTACAGCACCCCGGTGGCGTAGTCGTCGAAGGGCTCGCGCGGGGTGAAGGAGCCCACGACCGACCAGTCGTCCACGACCGTGGTCGAGGCCAGGGCGAGCCATCCGACCGGATCCTCCATCCCGAGTTGCTCCATCGCCGTCCCGGTGACGATGGCCTCACCCGGGCCGGGCCATCGTCCGCCGGTGAGCTCGGCGACAGCACTCAGGTCTCCGTGCATGCCCCAGGCGGGCACCCGGGTGCCGCCCTGCCCGATGACCCCGTTGACGACATCGACCGGGATGAGCGCCCCGATCCCCCGCTCGACCGTCGACAGGCTTCTCGCCTGGTCCACCACGGTCGGTGGCAGCAGTCCCGCGCCCCGGGCGTCCGCGACGGACAGCACCCGCGACCCGGCCTCGTCCAGCCGGTCGACGAGCTGCTGCTCGGCCGCGGCAGTTCGCCCTACCGTGGCGATCGTCGCCGCGCACATCACGGCGACCAGCAGCAGCACGAGCGCCGAGGGCACCTTGGCGGCCCACGCCGTCGCCGCGGCCTCCCGCAGCACCAACCACGGCCTCACAGCGCGAGCACCTCGTCCGCGTGCTCGAGCACGAAGGGGTCGTGGGTGGCGATCACCACGGTCCGAGGTATGCCGTCGCCGCGCCCTTCCTGGCCGGCTCCCGCGGCAACGGCGGACAGCGCCGCCAGGACACCGAGCGCGTTGTCACGGTCCAGGTTGCCCGTCGGTTCGTCCGCCAGCACCACCGAGGGGTCGGTGACCAACGCGCGACACACCGCGACCCGCTGGGCCTGTCCGCCGGAGATCTCCCCCGGTCGGTGCTCCGCCCTGGCGCCGACCCCCATCTGCTCCAGCAATTCGACGCCGCGGGCACGGGCCTGGCGCAGCGACCACCCGGCATACAGCGCCGGTTCGATCACCGAGTCGATCACCGTTCGGGTCGGGTCGAGCGACGCGTCCTGGAA
Encoded here:
- the pntB gene encoding Re/Si-specific NAD(P)(+) transhydrogenase subunit beta; this encodes MTLTSAVDAAYLVAALLFLGALAGLSRHESARRGNLLGIGGMALALVATVVLAVSTAERGALTTLLLIAAAMSLGAGIGIWRARVVAMTGMPELVAILHSFVGVAAVLVGINTYLGEGPTGAAGVSQRVEIAAGVFIGAVTFTGSVVAWAKLSARMKSAPLMLPRRHLLNLVVVLAGLVVSVWFVAAPGLVPLLILTGLALALGAHLVASIGGGDMPVVVSMLNSYSGWAAAAAGFMLGNDLLIITGALVGSSGAILSWIMCTAMNRSFVSVIAGGFGADPVVGADGGEEQGTHREVGAEGVAEMLRQARSVVITPGYGMAVAHAQHPVARLVERPGELGVSVRFGIHPVAGRLPGHMNVLLAEARVPYDIVLGMDEVNGDLAGTDVVLVIGANDTVNPAAIEQPGSPIAGMPVLQVWEAREVVVFKRSMAPGYAGVQNPLFFRDNTQMIFGDAKAKVEEILTALGT
- a CDS encoding Re/Si-specific NAD(P)(+) transhydrogenase subunit alpha, translating into MLIGIPREPRETQAIVAATPATVTALRKRGHEVVVEHGAGERASYPDVAYAEAGARLAATTDVLAADLVLMVDAPTPETVATLPPGAAVAALLAPARSPQLVDQLAARGVTALSMDAVPRISRAQSLDVLSSMANLAGYRAVIEAAHDYGGMLAGQVTAAGTTPPATVFVVGAGVAGLAAIGAAQSLGAQVRTFDVRPEVAEQVESMGATFVSLDLEVSSGRSDGYAGELTEDAERATSELYAQEAMTADIVITTALIPGRPAPRILDAGTVAAMRPGSVVVDLAAANGGNVEGTVADQRVVTDGGVTLIGYSDLAGRMPTQASQLYGTNMVNLVALLDKGGDGNGDLVLDLDDQVVRAMTVAHQGQVLWPPPQISVRAAPTPTGDEVGGGTAAAPASRHTPEVRARDPRRRRAVLLTLAVLAALGAAFAPEELRMHLTVFALSVIAGYYVVSHVTHALHTPLMSVTNAISGIICVGAILQVGSSSTWVTALALVGITVASINIFGGFTVTHRMLGMFRKAES
- a CDS encoding ATP-binding cassette domain-containing protein; amino-acid sequence: MTETPAIELREVCRDFRRPRTSLREAPPVVRAVRDVSLTIGRGERFGIVGESGSGKSTLLRLICGLDRPTSGEVLVEGRSVGDQPARRLGWLRTTLQLVFQDPMSSLDPRMRVRDIIAEPLVSQGIGGDHAARVAGLLEQVGLDPDAARRYPHQFSGGQRQRISVARALAPDPDILVMDEPVSALDVSVRAQVLNLIDEIVNGLDLTLVFVSHDLSVVRHVCDRVAVMQAGEVVEVGPTERLFAEPEHAYTRSLVAAIPDLQAALAGRSAQELARAVQERDA
- a CDS encoding ABC transporter ATP-binding protein codes for the protein MDGLDVRADAGQTALLQDVTFSIGRGERVGLIGESGSGKSLTALAVMGLLGEGLQVSGDVRLSGRTPAERNLLEVGERELARLRGDSMSMVFQEPMTALNPTMRVGAQVAEVMRIHGTRDKAGARARAVELLDQVGLPDPEHLARSYPHELSGGQRQRVVLAIALANDPALLICDEPTTALDVTVQATVLDLVVRGVEERDAALLFITHDLAVVATVCERVLVMYGGRIVEAGPVGEVFADPRHRYTQGLIGASDLAGEQGRRERAALPTIPGTVPPAGRFPDGCVFRSRCAHATDTCAQLPPWTPRGDHPAGRRASGYACHHPAGEAS
- a CDS encoding DDE-type integrase/transposase/recombinase; protein product: MSAGKKVRGQILDEVVSVTGWSRDNARRRLRAAAKSPPGSGRRVAARPRKPRAAKFSYDATRVLQRVWAASGGQCGKYLAASMRTQLDALERHGELALDGPGRLDPQGRYSAGVRAELLAMSAATIDRYLAPAKATDQLRGTSTTKPSPLLRSSITVRRAGDEVETEPGFFEGDTVAHCGPTLKGEFARTVNLTCVHTGWVFTTTVRNNAHTHILGALRASVEAIPFAVSGLDFDNGSEFLNHAVIDWAADRQIFFTRSRPYKKNDQATIESKNNHLVRRYAFYYRYDTDAERAVLGRLWPLVNDRLNFLTPTKKPTGYGTDRHGHRTRLYDQPATPLERLLGAKVLSAQQEAELIAYRDTLNPADLARRIADLQSRLLVLAKDKTEQLYLASFPSALPDIRRGIRVQAS
- a CDS encoding FtsX-like permease family protein encodes the protein MRPWLVLREAAATAWAAKVPSALVLLLVAVMCAATIATVGRTAAAEQQLVDRLDEAGSRVLSVADARGAGLLPPTVVDQARSLSTVERGIGALIPVDVVNGVIGQGGTRVPAWGMHGDLSAVAELTGGRWPGPGEAIVTGTAMEQLGMEDPVGWLALASTTVVDDWSVVGSFTPREPFDDYATGVLYVAPADQPLDTLHVVLADASAAQTTQSQVVALVSPPTPDALTVTSPVSLAELQAQVTGDLAAFGATLLLGVLGGGALLVAIVVLADVLVRRKDLGRRRALGATRVTIVGLVVGRTLLPALLGAGLGVGAGLFAVSRIGTGVAPPPDFSIATATLALVAAVIAAVPPAVYAATRDPVRVLRTP
- a CDS encoding ABC transporter ATP-binding protein, whose translation is MLAVKDLSFAYRRGAEELFSGLCHTFTPGAVTAVTGPSGRGKSTLLYVLGLMLTPTQGQVMLAGDPVSSAADATRARVRARRIGFVFQDASLDPTRTVIDSVIEPALYAGWSLRQARARGVELLEQMGVGARAEHRPGEISGGQAQRVAVCRALVTDPSVVLADEPTGNLDRDNALGVLAALSAVAAGAGQEGRGDGIPRTVVIATHDPFVLEHADEVLAL